From Branchiostoma floridae strain S238N-H82 chromosome 5, Bfl_VNyyK, whole genome shotgun sequence:
GTCCCACACCAGACACGCCCACGTGCCCAGGAGGAGTCCAACTCCTAACAACCACTGCAGCAGCTTCGTCATCACCTaacaagcaacaacaaaaacacagatgAGGATCTGCATGCCCTTTTCCGATAAGCGTTACAAGCTATTTCAATTCACTGTTAATCGTTGCCAATTCAACAttaagcatatatatatatatatattgtttgtgAAGCATTATTGGACGTTTTAATTCTAACACGTTATTTGTTATTCTGAATTTATcgttatacacctttctcacgcggcggccatgatagatctaaaacgagttcaatgtggcaaacaaaaggctgtccatcataatcagcagttcgaccaatggtagcctgccaattaggaaatcgaccaataagtgaatggctgcaaattcgtaaaaaatttgcattattatgtttttattttgcatctcttaagggaccatggggtcagtctacactactctaaattgctacatctttcggtgcataacacttcttgtaatatttattattctatcttatatcatgaaaatttgtgtggtttgggggaaaactaaatgggacctgattttagaaataagttttgtctgtttgcctcattgacctcttcttcgatctatcatggccgccgtgtgagaaaggtgtattgagaCATTCTTTGTGACGGGTAGGCCAGCGGAGGCAACATCAGATAACCCTCGGAGATTGTACTCCTGAAAATTACTGAGTTCAAGGCGATGTTATTATCAATGGCTGTACACCATAAATCAGCATGCAGAAGGTTTGATGCAAAAGTTCTGCGGCTACACGaattacatgtaggtgattGAGTCCTGCTCTACGCATCATGTgcaagaggatgagtgagtgtgagtgataGTCCTGCAGAATGCGTTGTGAGGTTTCCAAAAATtatttaccgttaagcattcCTAGTCTTTCTGAATTTGCTGTTAAGCGTTACCTGTAATCCTAGATTTACACTTTACACGTTGCCATCAtcaccccatgcagaccctgaATTATACAAAgtggaccaaggaggttaaaaatcatttgatttttaacctccttgagtgGGCCGTTATTTGTCTACGTTCAGTCGACAGTACATAGTCAATGGAAAGTACTACACGACACGGTAACCTGGTCTTGCTTCAAGCAGTTTCAGGCTTGGCTGCATCAGTTTCGTGACCAGAGTAGCGCATAATTTTTTTGACGTGGACATGATGCAACGATAGAGATTTATGTAAAAGACCATAGAAATAGAGACCAATTTCAGCAGGCTTTTTACATGAATCGTTATCCTTCCGAAGTCCGCTGATCATGTGTAATCCTGGCTCAAATACAAGACTAGACTATACCATACTTGTTCGACGCTTACCGTGACTTAGACGGTCGTGAATTAGCTTTGACCGCAGGTAAAAAGTTCAGCCACGTCCTTTGTGGAGAAAGCTCCTCGTCAGctggtgacctttgaactgTAAAAGGTGCTGCCGTAAATCGTACGGTAAGAGATGGATTTCAAGTCCAATCATGCCATTAGATAGGTAACTAAtgatagtatacatgtatgcaattttAGTTTGGTATTTGattgaatattcatatttgTATGATGAAGGAGAAACTATTATTGTCGTAATATCGCATTCAGTTTATATAGCTCTTTATTCGTCACATAAAGTCTTCGATATGTGTGTAATCTTTTTCATTGAATTTTACTTTTTCTGAATAAATATGATGCCATAGATAATAACTGTAGATTGAGCAACTATATCTCAAATACATTTATTAAAATCAAAACGATCAGTTCTCTGAAATTCTTGTTCAGGTTATGCGAATCTTGGATTACGAATAGTCGCTTATAAACCCCCTGGAGAGGGGGAGGGTCATCAAATGGTCCCGGGACAGGTAaacacgtcaccggaacgtactgcgcctgcgcaaaaagtatagacatgctaaaccttgctaaacccccggtttactaaagggccgcatttaagaaagtacgtgcgtatataagggtaaaatcccgtgtacgttttacatgaaaccatgtctctaacatatactgtgcaacaagcgggatttcaatgcaacgttgaccaaaccgagccccaaaccaccagggttcgcgcaggcgcagtacgttccggtgacgtgctggacAGGTAAAGGTGTAGCCGGCACTGGTCCAACCTGTTGTCTACCTTTTGTTTCTGTTTAATAGATTGGTGTCTGATGCGCAGGATGCCCCGGGGGAATAGTTCGGGGGCCTTTAAGTACTCCAGGGTTGCACAGAGCGGGTACAACTACGGACTGAGAACCATGGAGAACGTCCAGCAAGAGTCGATGTTGAGGAAATCTCTGAAGATCGCCCTGGTGGTGACCGCTTACTGGTGAGTTGTGTGCACTTGAGATTATTTTCTGGTCATCTGTGATGAAAAGCTTAGAAAGTTACTGATTAAACTGGATAGGTGGACGTGTGGACGTGGCACGACAATTATAAAACTGCCCTTTATTTTATGTttccttacaaaaatacaagacTCGTGAGGCTTAGAAATGCTAGTGGTTGTTTTATTACCAGGATGTTTAGATTAGGTAACGTTATGAACTTGAAACATTACATGTGAGCTCATTGAGTCTAGgtcttgaaatgttttcctATGCACGATAACAACTCTTTTAATTAGATATATGAGCCAATGAATGTAAATTGTGTCTAATGATTTACAATGACTAGGACAAGCCTCAGCGTAATTTGCATCATAATTATAGAACTAACGTTAATGTTGTATTAGGTAACGTTAACCATATGGATGGCTACAACATTGATATTGATGtatttcttaacattttaatgataaataacaCACAATTGGTACATAGTATCAATCTATCAGCTTCTTTAATCAATGTTTGTAATTATTTTTCTCCTGTTTGTGCCATACAGGGTTGTCTCCATCACTATGGTGTTTCTCAACAAGTACCTACTGAGTGGAGAAGAACTGAAGGTAGGGCAGAAGCTGTCCATTTATCTTTACGTGTTACATATCTGCCAGGTTGTTAGTGCAGACACAGACAGCTAGGTCTAACCACTACTTCTGAAGAGATGGTATGACCTGGAAATATGATATGCCTGTAGTCAGGTCCAGGGTATTAAAAAGTGTAAGGGTTGGTGGAAGCCagctaattgcacaacagattaacgaCACTTCTGTttactgcacggaatccccaaatcccaaactggtgcagtccagctggttaacttcgcattattgcaccagccggataattgcaccaaattcattGGCAAATAGGTCGTGCAATTAAgctgcttctactgtacaatatCAAAAATATTCCCCCTCTCTGAAAACTTTGTGTCTTAGAATAGCCTCATTTTGGGgcagtaaagaaaaaaagtgtacCAATAGACATGACCAacttgttttttaaatgagtgGCTGTTGGTAATATGCATTGGTTGATTGTTTTCTTCACAAATCACGCCATAATTCCAATGGTCATTGGACTTATGGCCCTCACATtgtaaacaaaatagaaaatgtatTCCTGTATAGAAAATAGGATGATCATGCACAGGAAGAATATGTAATTGTCCAAGAACAAAAGTTTTTCCTTTTTTGCATACATAAGTGTGCCCAGTGCCAATGTTTGCCTCCAATGTTAATTAACTTGGTAAACAATGGTTGAACCATTCCTGAATAAttttagacaaatttatattagTATGGCAGGCTATTGTGCTCTGTTTATCTCTATGgaatttttgtcataaaaaaaaatttgaagtGGAATATCAGACGTCTTGGACCATTCTCAACTTGAACTATGGCTAATAAGGTGGACCAACAATTTgtcataaccctaaccctaatgcCTAATCCAACACCTAGCAATAGGTCAAGTCATAAAGCTAGCCCAGCACTTTGGTCATGGCCTAACTCGGACCCCAACAATTGTCCTTGGTGTTGGACTGTTGGTCCGAGTTGACTTGTCTGAGTTGATAATGGTCACACTACTTTGAACTGTATGTCAGAAATACTTCACTGTAATATGCTTTGATTTGGTGCCAGTATGATGTTGCAGTAGTTGTTCACATTAGTGAAAAGTTTTgtagctgatttttttttctcgtcTCAATCTGATGTGTCTACAGTTGTATTGTCTGGGATATTTTTTTGagattaaacaaaatcacaaactGGAAGCACTTTGCATTgttgtaacattacagcagtaAAATATTCCCATGTTTGTGCACATTTTGCACTCaattgttttgctgttgttcCCTTTAAACAGAGTTTGAAGACAGCAAGTGAGGGGAAAATGGTTTGTGGCAGAATGTTTCAGCTGTCTCAAAAGATGATTCAACACTGATCTCTTTTTACTTTTCATCCAAACTTTTAATCAGTTATTCAGGCTGCCATTCTGCTCATTTAGAAATGATTGTACAACtcttcatctttgttttgtacCATCTACTTTAAATTTGAACATCTTTTAAATTTTGTCCAAATCTTGATTTCAATTCAGTGGTCAAAAATTTGTTATTCTAAACTTTTTCCTATTTCTGCCTTGGCACGCAAGACTTGGTttctattgttttgtattttccctttttctgattttgcttaGACCAGTAGTCTTATCAATTACATGTCCCTGTCTACGTATTCCAAATCGCAAGAATCCTCTTTTCACAAAAGTTGTCTTCACATGCTGTCTCCCTCTGCAAGTTTTGTCTGTCAATAATTTGGTTCTTTTACTCCTCTCaattatactagtagtagaaaaTCAGTACAAGTTTGTGGCATTTTCAAGTGACTGATTGTATTTATTCTAGCAATTTCAGAATCTGTAATTTAACTGAATACCTCATGTTAAAAACAACTCTTTATTATGTTGATACTCATGAGACATAGACTGTCTGAaaggaaagtacatgtagtgaaTAATTCTCACCAAGCATACCAactgttagcctgggtaccatctggatagtagtttgctcctatgtttgcttctgctacctatctggagacctgcacattcaaaccttttggtggtgatgtcagttaatgagcaaatttaGGAATGGATTCTAGAGCACTCATTTGATGACGACAAGCCTCCCACTAGTGGACGGAGGGCATTTCAGGTGTCGCAATGCCTGTTCGAGCGAACGCTTGAAGCCATTCCTTAGTTCGCTAATGTGTAAGGACCAATCGGCGCCCTCGTCCAtgatttggacgattccagacgttagagatGTGAAGGTTCCCtgacggaatagcagagaagcgactgtatatagtgtatgataaatgtcggagcgaactactgtCTGGATGGAACCTACCCAGGCTAACCAACTGCATCATCTTATTGCTGAGCTGTTTGATAAACCCTTTTTCTCCTGAGTACTGACATGAGCTGTTTTGTCATTGGACAGCTGGAGGCCCCGCTGTTCATCACATTCTACCAGTGCTTGGTGTCTGTCCTGCTGTGTCTGCTGTTACGGCTCCTGTCCAGGCTCATGCCAGGTGTCATCTCCTTCCCACCTGTGCACCTGGACAAGAAGATATCCCGGGAGGTAAGGACACCTAAGCCATACCTGGGCGGGGATAAGGTTCTATATGGAAGTTCCAGACCGGGTGATAACGTGGGTTATCAAATGGGGTTCtagttatcacatgggcttTCATAGATTAGTTTGAGCACACTTCAAACTTGCACATATTTTGAGctaatttgattttgaatgcCAGCTTCAGAATTTGGAATTGCTGTTGCAATTTGGCCTGGTGCCTTCAGTCAATCCTACTCTTTATTAGGCTGATACCTTGGCTGATACAGAaaacaccatgttgtattctatataaacATTGTCTGACTTAGAAATGATGGTCTGATAGAAAATGATAGCTGTATCATCAGAATATCCTGTAGGCCAGTGTTCTAAATGCAACATTTAGGTACACGTATGTCTATAAGAAGGGGGAAAGACATTCAATGATATTAAaggtttacatgtacaatatgaaCCATAAAGCATAAAGATaattcatattacatgtactcaAATCATTTCTTTTATCATTACCTAACATACTGGTACTGTGGCATTAAAGTTTTTATTTACTGTTACCCCTTCCCTGCAGGTGTTGCCTTTATCTGTGGTGTTTGTTGGAATGATCACCTTTAACAACCTGTGCCTGAAGTATGTGGGCGTGGCCTTCTACACCGTAGGCAGATCACTGACAACAGTATTCAATGTGGTGAGTATGGATGAAGTAAATACAAGTAATAGAAAAAATAGTAGGTCTTCCTAACTATGAAAGAAGCCTAAGAATGGTTTGGTCACCGAATGAAGAAAATGATACTTTTGTGATGCAGTCAACCTTCTATAGCCTGGATTGTTTAAAGACTCCTTTATTCTATTCCCATCCAGGTTCTTACCTACTTTGTTCTGAAGCAGACGACATCACTCAAGGCCATCCTCTGTTGTCTGGTCATCATCTCAGGCTTTGTACTAGGGGTGGACCAGGAGGGGGCCGCAGGTCAGTATTGGATAGAGATTGGGGGGTGGGTGTACTGGAAATTAGGGGGGTAGAGGATCATGCaatgagagagggagagagatgaGTGTTGGTTCTTTAAGCAGCTATGTATCTagtttcatatacatgtatgttttcactGTACATGAAACTTATCTTTTTTGGAAATTTATAGGCTTGGAGCTTGCAGTTTGCCACATGTCTACAATATGTGCATTTTGTTCCCAGGTACCCTGTCAGTGATAGGAGTGATCTTTGGCGTCTCCGCCAGCCTGTTTGTCTGCCTGAACTCCATCCTGACAAAGAAGGTCCTCCCTTGTGTGGACAGCAACGTGTGGCGCCTGACTTACTACAACAACATCAATGCCGTCATTCTCTTCATCCCTCTCATCCTCATCTTTGGTGAAGCCTCCATCCTCACTAACTTTCCTCACCTCACGTCGTCCAAATTCTGGGGCCTCATGACTCTGTCCGGTTTCTTTGGCTTTGCTATCGGTTATATAACGGGACTCCAGATAAAAGTCACCAGCCCTCTGACACATAATATTAGTGGGACTGCTAAGGCTTGTGCACAGACTGTTCTCGCTGTAGTGTTCTCTCACGACATAAAGACTGCTCTGTGGTGGTTGAGTAATGCTCTGGTGTTGGGGGGCTCGGCGGCGTACACAAAAGTGCGACACTCCGAGATGCAGAAGCAGCACAAAGAATCTAAAAAGGCTTTAGCTGAGATGAAAATGGAAGACAGCAAGAATGGGGACCTTAATAAGGTGTAAGTTATACCACTTGTGTTACACTTGGTACGATTTGTACATGTCGTCAAGCTAGTTGGTAACGCACCAtattttatttgcacaatgtTTTTGATTTTTATTTACTTTATGAAGTACATACTTAGTACTGTCATTTGTAACAAACCAGTAATACCGCCATCACAATTACATGTTGTACAGGTTGATATTTGAAGTGAAGAAATATTACCTAAACCATCAAGTTCTTTTACAAGTTTGGCTGGAAGTCTTTCTCTATGTTGATAATTAAACAGTGTTCTGTGATCATGgaagttactttcaaaatatatctttgGCAATATGGTGCAATGGGGCAATTGTGAACAAGAGTTTATGATGCAATGATTGTATATTTGTTACATTGCTTGGTCTGTTAAGGAGGGTCATAGATATTTCAGTGGATTTGCTGTAATTGTATATTTTACCCAACATCATTCCATTTATTGTTCTTTCATCTGtagaatgttgttgttttcataacAAGAACTTTCTGTTCCGTGTAAGaagtggtcatgatttttacagttgaaaacgtttttttctacgTTGTAGAAAATGAAGGAAAGCAAACACTTTGTGATTTGAAAGATTTCATGAAGAACATGTCTCTCTAGAAGTGAATGGCCATCCACCGTTCCATTACTGGGGTTCGAGGAGCAGGATTCGGCCAAAGATAAAGTAAATTAACTTACttttcaccattttttttttacccttctTTCATTTTGTTCTCATGATATTTCTCAACTGCATGTCTACACAGATGATGAATCaggctttttcttcttctttttttaaacccAAGAAAGGTTCATTGGAGGAAGACCGTCCAACAGTAAATGATGTGTGATCTCATTATGTTGGATATGCAAATGAAGGCCAGTGAGTGTGGGAGAAGTTTTGAGGACTGCAGACCAATTTTGAATGTGGAAATTTCTAATCTGATTCTgaggtatgaaaaaaatgatctcAAAGATTTGTATAGCTTGTTTGCTTAATACTCATGGTTAAATTTGACTCCGTTCTCATTTGTCACAAACTTGTTCTGTGAAAAGCTTTGGAGACTGACATTTTGTGCTGTAGATTTGGGAAAGGGAAGCGTGTATTCAATGATTCTTGCATCAACTAGCACAAGGTTATTGTGCTTTTgagttttcattgtttttgcaATAAGATTCTAGCCTTGCAAAGCTTTCTTTTCCTTGACTGCACCCATTGGTGCTTCAAACCATTTGAGTattacaaaattttgttgtaaTTTGGTGTGGTGTAACGTATATTGTACTTGTATCATGTTAATTTTTATGTCAGTAGAGGCCTGTTACTCTTGAAATACTGAAGGTTGTTcaacaatgtcatgtacttttTGACATTAATCAAACTATCAGAGAAAGGCCTTGCCATGTTCAGAGGTATATTAGTCACATTTACTGAATAGGAACAATGTTTTACATGACATGTATAGGGTCTAAGTTCAATAAGAGGGGTATATCTATATGTTTCTGTAGCCCATCCTGGATAAAGTTGGTGTATAATTTCTGGATGACACAATTGTTCTAAAGATGTTGACATTCAGCAGTATTTAAAGGTGCAATCACGAAAATTTGGAAAGCTACTGAAATGATGATTGTATTGGTGTCTATATTCTCTGCATAGCTGAGGGTGAATAATTTGAATTGCTTAAGAGACACTGTGTATAGACATTTTTGTGTACTTTGCCTTTCAGAGATTATGATCAAGTTGTCATACTGTAAAAAGGAACACTTCTATGTTGTTACTCTTTCGTGTGTACAGAATCATCTGTGAACATAAAAAGATATACAGTACAAAAGGTTATAGGTTAGGAAACATTGATTATTGAACAGAATCAAATTTGTGATTTATTAGAAATCAATTTTATTTTCTATGCATTATGATCAATTCATGAATTTTACAATGTCAACCATATATTTCAATAAATGAACTTCAAACTTCATGGAATGTGCTTTCTTTTTGGATATGTTCCTTTTGCAATAAATGATGGACAAGGTTTGACATCAGAGTGTAGTATCTAAGTTTAAAAGAGGTTCAAGCTATACCTAACAAGCTGATGACTTCTTATGACTTTGATTATACCTATATTACTTGTAAGCTTCATTATCCTTTCTTCACTGACTTTTAGTCATGTAAATATTCTGTCTTTTTAGAGTTACAACTTGATCTTCTGGGTctcaaaaatgtaataaaaatgtacatatgtCAAACAATAGCAATACATCAGTCAGATAGCCTGAATGGATAACTTACAGTAAACCACAAAATCTGCTTTTCCTGATATGTAGGATTTTACATCTAAAAGGAATGTCATTAgctacacacaaatacatgtgcCAAATACAGCCAGAGTGGATACTGTGGGAGTTATGTTGCACTATGGTCATCNNNNNNNNNNNNNNNNNNNNNNNNNNNNNNNNNNNNNNNNNNNNNNNNNNNNNNNNNNNNNNNNNNNNNNNNNNNNNNNNNNNNNNNNNNNNNNNNNNNNNNNNNNNNNNNNNNNNNNNNNNNNNNNAATACTTAATCCTGCATATAATCCCGCATCACTTTTATTAACCATAAACTCGGATTGTTCACATAAACATCCTGACAATCAAAGCTACTGTACAGCAGTTTCAATCAATCttattgcatgacaattttCTGTAATTGGAGCTGTAGTATATCAGCCATCAGAGCTGATATACTACTGTGATACTACAGTTCTgtctccctgtccctggtgacAACCCTCTTCCTTTGCTGTGCCAGAGGAAACAGCCTTCCTTCTAACAAAGACACCCTCACAAAAGAAGCAACATCAGAGTAAACCGAGACCATGTCTCTACTGTGGATGACCACAGCAGCCTGAAACACAGGCAGAGTCTGTGGGAAGGTTGGTGGTACTGACTCAGAGGTGGATGGAGTCTGTGGGAAGGTTGAAGCAGTATCAGACAGCCCCAGTAGTCCTCTCATCACACTGTTCTGTAGAAGGTCAGTCAGGCAGCCTGCACACACCCCAGCTACCACCTGTATGCCTGCAACAAATGGTTCAAATGTGTCAAACAAATACAGAATTTGGTGGCTAGCTCATAATATTATCAATGTTATTCCAACATAGGATCTGAATGGAGATTAtgacagatacaaaatgtacatgtacactctaCTATTAGGACAACAAACATTCTTCAGATCATATTGTGTTTCTCTACCTGTAAGTCTGATGGCCTGGAGTGCAGTAACCTCCTCCTGTGTCTGTACTTCATCCACTATGATGCAGTCAGGGGAGTGGTTCCTTGCAGCTGTCTGCAGCTGGGACACCTGATCACACCTGTTATGCACCTGCATTAACAAAAAACATATCCTTTAACAACTATGCCATACAAGAAAATGTGTTGGGAATCATCTTAGATAGCTTAACTTCCTTACTGCTCCTAAAGTGTCACACCACAATACCTAATAAATGACAGGATTGTTGACCTCACCTGAACCCTCCTGGCACCTCCTATACCTGGATGTGGGATATCATCTCCACCAGCAATCTGAAAATATACACAGGATTGTTACAGCGTATTTGATGACAATTACTGGACTTAATTTCTCATATCCCAATGGCAGTTTCTGTATTATGTCAAAActctatccatctatccattGCTTCACAATTATGAAGTCACCTGAATCCAATTCTCCTGTGCGTTACAAGTGTGTATGCCAAATTCAACTGAATAGTCTGAGCAAGGCAGCTACATAGTTAACAGAATGGATTTGACACATTTTGCACCATTGTCCAAGCCTACCTCCTTCAGTGTGTCCACCACAATGACCCTCCTGTAGCAGACATCGCTCAGTACGCGGGCCCACTCCCTCAGTAGGGTGGTCCTCCCACTGCAGGGGCATCCCATGATGAGTGTGGAGGTGCCTGATGTCACCACGTCCCACAACAGGTCCAGACAGCCAGGCACTGCCTGACCTCTTCTCAGGGTCAGCCCAACTACCTCACCTGAACTGTTCTTCAGTGTGCTGCATAAAGGGTTAGATATATTGGTCATTTGATTACATTTTGTCTATACATTAAGTCTATGTGTATGTCTAAACTtgtgacattgaaaattacagtcCTTGGTATAGCTAATTTCTACATACAGAAGAAGCTGGTTGGACCAAGTGCAGACATGTGCATGGTGCTGAAATTAAAGCTGTTGTTGACTTAACATTTGGTCATTGGTCTTCAAGTGATGGCAAGGGATGGTTTGAGTCTATCATGTCTCAAATCTGCCAAGCACATCAGGCCTTCTCTTCTCTGTAAATCTAAAAATATCTAAATATCATTTCAAACCTACAATTACTAAGGTCTTAGTCTTGGATGCATGGTCGGAcatcgttaatggcacctcatatgagaatgaactgaactgaactgaacttaatCAAGTTTACCAAAAGATACCAGCATTGAACAATATGGCTATTGATAGAAATTTGAACATATGCACCTTATCCAGTGCAGTGTACCCTTAAGTAGAACTCTCCCCTGACCAATGGCAGACCTCTCCAGGGGCAGGCCAAACAGGATGGTTTCTAAGGTTTCTCTGGTCAGTGTCTGGTCACTCAGTCTGGTGGTGGCCAGGAGGCATGGACTGTCTGGGTTGTAATACCTGGGGAACCATTCAAGCTAAATTACCATTCAGTGGGAATTTCAAGTGTAGGACTGGTACAATTGAACATTATCTGGCACTTAAAATCACTTACAAGCTGCTTTTGTTTTGGTAATGAAAATCCAACCTTGCAACTGGAATCCTCCCAATATCTATCTCCACTTCCACCAGGTTATCCTGGATGGGACTGAGGTTGTCCTTGAACATGGGCAGCAGCGATGTGAAGTCATCAGGTTGTCCAGTAGGGTTGGCACCTGGTACAACACTTTCCATTGGGACATTAGTTGAAAGATGCTGCATGTCCTGTGTAATAATGACAAAAAATGGTTGTTATATACCTGGCAAGGTGTATTGATAGACCTGGACATTCTATCAAACCTTCTAACAAGCTGTAATTAACTAGGTCCCAGGGTGACAATTTCTTTAAAACTAAGAGAACATAGATCATGACAAGACAtattttgcttgtttgcttCCTTCTTTCTTTGGTCAAGTAACtaaaagaatacagaaaatgtcattGGAACACTTTAATAGATGAATACACAACAAAATTCATGTACTGTACCTGCTCCCCAGAGTTTACCCAGACACGTGTGCCATCTTCTCCCACCAGTAGGTGCAGGGGTCTGCGGTGTACTGGTGCTGATGTGGTCCTGGCTTGTGTTTCTTCCTGGGTAACAGAGACCTGATCTATCCTAAATGTTTGGCCATGGTGATGGTGAAGGAAACTTAACAACCCTCCTCTGTGCTTGATACATTCTTGCTTATCCTCACCAAGCAGATTTATATACCCCTGAAGTGCACTGAAAGAAATCTCTCCACATCTCTGTATCAGGTCAAAAATCAGCTCTGATGTTTCTCTCTCCACATCGacctgttcttcttcttcatctggaTCCTGATGGTTTTCTACTGCATTAATTTGATCCACAGTCTGTTTCATATTAATGTCATCTGATGCAGATGGATCAAACAAATGATGGCAACTGTTGCTTGAGAAATCTTGCAATAGGAAAGTGTCTTTGTCATTGGTAGCAACCTCATTTCCTTCTTGTGACAGATCTGGAGCTGAGCCAGTGCTGGCAATCTGATCTGTTTTCTCTTGTTCCTTTGAATTTGAAGTGCTGTTTGTTGCCAccaatttttcttttccttgaTCGGCCTGTTTCTGCTTTG
This genomic window contains:
- the LOC118415300 gene encoding uncharacterized protein LOC118415300 isoform X3 yields the protein MNDLKTATTALKAVVELGYPLELSRVLDYLENLDSGSPSDVETFLKGYPNTFRVEDSGTVSLIKTKTKQAASALACSGGKTKTTNVTTEVAVEVPRKKSEQPKMNKDKELLQEGVEHFKGVLQVKGSMPMERLFGHINQCRKEVKRAVGTKEDEVKKLLKSHPDVFSVSKKGNVQLQQISCKAKQKQADQGKEKLVATNSTSNSKEQEKTDQIASTGSAPDLSQEGNEVATNDKDTFLLQDFSSNSCHHLFDPSASDDINMKQTVDQINAVENHQDPDEEEEQVDVERETSELIFDLIQRCGEISFSALQGYINLLGEDKQECIKHRGGLLSFLHHHHGQTFRIDQVSVTQEETQARTTSAPVHRRPLHLLVGEDGTRVWVNSGEQDMQHLSTNVPMESVVPGANPTGQPDDFTSLLPMFKDNLSPIQDNLVEVEIDIGRIPVARYYNPDSPCLLATTRLSDQTLTRETLETILFGLPLERSAIGQGRVLLKGTLHWISTLKNSSGEVVGLTLRRGQAVPGCLDLLWDVVTSGTSTLIMGCPCSGRTTLLREWARVLSDVCYRRVIVVDTLKEIAGGDDIPHPGIGGARRVQVHNRCDQVSQLQTAARNHSPDCIIVDEVQTQEEVTALQAIRLTGIQVVAGVCAGCLTDLLQNSVMRGLLGLSDTASTFPQTPSTSESVPPTFPQTLPVFQAAVVIHSRDMVSVYSDVASFVRVSLLEGRLFPLAQQRKRVVTRDRETEL